The sequence below is a genomic window from Betaproteobacteria bacterium.
GGGACGGCGCACCGTGGCGGCGTAGGGACGGTCGAGACGCTGTTCCACCCCGTTCCAGGTCACCACCACTTCGCTGGGGCGCCCGTCGGAGGAAGGCAGGAGCACCACGCGCTCGCTGGCGCAGCCGGCCAGGGCCAGGGCCGCTGCGGTCAAAGCCATCCGGCCGTGCATCATGGCGACTCCTCCGCGGACCCGCTCACGTCGATGATGAATTCGGTTCCCCGCACGCCAAGGATCGAGGTCGGCGTGCGGAAACGCACGGACTGGGGCGATTCCTTGGCCAGCTTGCCGGAGACCACGGCGACCTTGCCCTTCTGGACGGTCGCTTCCAGCTCGCCGGCGTGGGTCGTGCTGTCGAAGACGTAGCGGTCGAGAACCAAGAAGGCGTTGGGGCCCGCCGACAACTGGGTGTTGTCGCGCAGGGTCAGGCCCATCACGCCGTCCCGGCCGGTGCGCAGGCGGTCATTGACTTCTACCGCCGTCCCCGCCGGAGCCGGCATGCGCACGCCGCCCCGTTCGACGGTGACGTCGCCCCGGCTGGTCTTGATGCGGCCGGCGTATTCGCCGGCCTGGAGCGAAAAGGCCGGCAGGGCAAAAAGCACGGCTACCAGGCAATGTGTTTTAATCATGGCTCTCTCCCGGAATACACGAGGCATGGGCAGCCATTCTACGGAAATTTCGGTTCCTGCGCGCTGGACAGAGTTCCCGCGCCTGGTCGCTGCGACGGACGCCTGGGCCGCCGCGGCGGGCTTCGCGGGGCTTCCCGTGCAACGCCTGCAACTCGCTCTGGAAGAGTTGTTCACCAATACCCTGGAGCACGGCTTCGGCGCCGAGAACGATAGCCGAGTCAGCCTC
It includes:
- a CDS encoding FecR domain-containing protein; the encoded protein is MIKTHCLVAVLFALPAFSLQAGEYAGRIKTSRGDVTVERGGVRMPAPAGTAVEVNDRLRTGRDGVMGLTLRDNTQLSAGPNAFLVLDRYVFDSTTHAGELEATVQKGKVAVVSGKLAKESPQSVRFRTPTSILGVRGTEFIIDVSGSAEESP
- a CDS encoding ATP-binding protein; the protein is MGSHSTEISVPARWTEFPRLVAATDAWAAAAGFAGLPVQRLQLALEELFTNTLEHGFGAENDSRVSLALSMEGSRLTLRYRDAAPPFDTSLTRPQVPDELRVGGYGLNVLRTMAHAFRYRRVAGANETEIEFLL